TTAATAACGTTTTTTCTGACCCTCTGCTCTCAGCTCTCTGCTCTTCGCTCCGTTTCATGGCACATTTATTGCTTTTTTGTTAATGACGGAGGGGTGAGCTATGGATGAAGAGCAAAAAGAACAGAAGGCCGAAGAAAAGGCAGAGACAAAACCGGAGAAGAAAAAGAAGGCAGAAGGAAAACCGGAAAAGAAGGGGAAGATGAAGATAGTATTTTTCCTCGTTATCCTGGTCTTCTGCGGGGCAATAGGCGGCGGCTACGTTCTTTATGGTGACACAATAATGAAGAAATATTTTGGCGGGCAGAAAGAAGGGCAGTCAGAAGCGCAAAAAGAGGAGGACAATAAAAAGAAAAAGGATGGTGTAGGACCTATACTGGCGCTGGAGCCATTTGTTTTCAATCTCTCAGGAAACTCCGCCAGGTTCGCGAGAATATCCCTGGGGATAGAGTTGAAAGATCCGAAGATCATGGAAGAGGCAAAAAAGATGATTCCGGCGATCCGGGATAAAGCATTATCGGTCCTTGGTACGAAGGTGCCGGAGGTGCTTATGGATGTAAACCAGAGAAACGAGATAAAAAAAGAGATTTACGGCAGTCTGAAGGACCTGTTTAAAAACGGCGAAGAGCTTAGATCTGTCTATATAACGGATATCATTATCCAGTAAGAAGCTTAACAGTGAAGGGATCAGGTCTGTCTATATTCTATATAACGATTGTCAGCTAAGGAGTTTACATGGAACAGGTACTGTCTCAGGAAGAAATAGACGCGTTGCTTCATGGGATATCTGAGGGTGAGATAGAGACCCAGAAGGTTGAGGCACCGGAGGAGCATAAGGAAGCGAAGTCCTTCGATTATATCAGGTATACGAGAGGGAAAAAAGAAAGACTTCCTGCGCTGGATTTTATCTATGACAGGTTCTCCAAATCCTTCAGGTCGGCGCTCTCGCTTTTTATGGAGAAAGAGGTTGAGGTTGATCTCCAGCCGATCCAATACGTCGGTTATGAGGATTTTATCAAGACCCTGCCGCTGCCCACGAATATGAACATCGTTGTTACGGAAAACCTGAAGGGTTTTTACATAGTGATCTTTGACGCAAAGATGATCTTTTCTGTACTTGAGACTGTTTTTGGCAGCACGAATATTTCAGTCCCCAAGATCGTGGGCAGGGAATTTACGAAGATAGAGTTCAATGTGATTAAAAAATTGATCGATCTGGTCTCCGCTGAGATGGAGAAGGCGTGGGCGCCCGTTTATGAGATCAGGTGCAAGTATTCCAGGTCAGAGATAAACCCCAATTACATAACCATGGTGGCGCCGGAAGAAACAGTGGGGATAACCGAGTTCAACATTGAGATAGGCGATATGACAAGCTGGGTGAAGATATGTATGCCTTACGGGATACTGGAATCCATCAAGGGTTATCTCATAGCGACTCCGTCGAGGGAAGACATGGAGATGAGAGAAAAATGGTTTGGAAGATTAAAGGCAAGGGTTCTGGATGTCCCCATCGACGTGAGGGCGGTGCTTGGAAGAAAAAAGATGCCGCTGGAAGAATTTCTTAAGATGTCGGACGGAAGTGTGATTGCTGTCGACAGGTATATAAGCGATCCGGTGGATATTGAGATTCAGCAGAATACCAGGTTCAGGGGCAAAATGGGGATCTTCAAGGGAAACAAGGCAATAAGGGTCGAGGAATCCATCAACTAAGGAGGCACAATGGAAGAATTTGTGGGAGAAAATCAAAATCTTGTTGCTCCAAGGAAATTTGAGATCGATATCAGCAATCTTCTGGATATATCTGTTGAGATGTCCGTTGAAATAGGCAGGACAAAGATGCCGATAGGCGAACTCCTGGCACTTTCCAGGGGGTCAATAATCGAGCTCAACAGGATTGCCGGAGACCTTGTTGACATATATGTCAATGAAAAGCTGCTGGGCAGGGGGGAGATTGTTGTTGTGAACGAGCGACTTGGTGTGAGGATCATTGAAATAGTTACACCGAAGGAAAGGGTCCAGGAATTGGGATGATCGATCTATATGTAAATATCGTCAAGGTCATCCTGGTCCTCATCGGTATTGTAGCTGCCCTGTTTGTGGTGAAGAGATATGCCGGAAAATTTCAGATGAATCTCCACCCGAAGGATCCGCGGTATTCCCTCAGGAAGGTCGATACCATGCATCTCGGTTATAAAAAATTTATCTCTGTTGTTGAGATCAAGGACTACGTGCTTGTCATAGGCGCAGGAGATAAGGAGATGTCGCTCCTCGCAAAATGGAAAAAAGAAGGTCAGCAGTCATGAGATATATTCTCATAGGCCTTGTTATCATCACACTCTGCTCCATTCCCTGTTTTACCCATGCCAAAACGAGCAAGAATACGATTCAATCACAGGGTGATATTGTCGGTTCCCTTATGAAAAGTGAAGGAGGGAGCCGAAACCTTATCAATATCGTGATCGTGCTGACTGTCCTCGCTTTTGCGCCGGCAATCCTTTTGCTCATGAGTTCTTTTACGAGGATCATTATCGTCCTTTCCTTCCTGAGACAGGCCATAGGCATACCGCAGCTGCCGCCAAACCAGGTAATTATCGGGCTATCCCTGTTTCTGACTTTTTTCATCATGGCCCCGACATACGAAAAGGTCAATGCCAATGCCTTCTCGCCTTACATGAACAACAGGATCGGCTACGACGAGTTCGTAAGCAAGGCATCAAAGGAGATGGGTTCTTTCATGCTGAAGTTCACGAAGGAGAAGGACCTCGCGCTTTTTATGAATATTGCCGGACTAAAAAGACCCAACAATGTCGAAGAGGTACCGATACGGGTTATCGTGCCGGCATTCGCTATCAGCGAATTGAAAAGGGCTTTTCAGATCGGGTTTCTTCTGTACATACCGTTTCTTGTGATCGACATGGTGGTTGCAAGCGTCCTTCTGTCGGCAGGCATGATGATGCTTCCCCCGATATTTATATCGCTGCCTTTTAAACTTATGCTTTTTGTCCTTGTAGACGGGTGGAACCTGCTCATCGGTTCCATAATAAAAGGTTTTTTTTAGGAGAGAACAATGACCCAGGACCTGATCATACAGATCTTCAGAGATTTTTTAAAAACCTCTCTTATATTGATGGCCCCCATGCTGGTTGCGTCCCTTGTGGTCGGGTTCCTTGTGAGCATCTTCCAGGCGGCAACACAGATACATGAAATGACCCTGGTTTTTGTCCCCAAAATACTCATTATTGTCCTCTGCCTGATCCTGCTGTTCCCCTGGATGATGAATTTCATGGTTTCCTATACGGTAAACCTCTTTTCAAATATACCGGTTTATGTGAAATAGATGACAGTAATAACCCCTGATATCCAGCGACTGATGCTCATTTTCATCCGGATATTGTCGATGATGTGGTTGATCCCCCTGTTTTCATCAAGGATGGTATCGGGTCTCTTTAAGGCAGCCCTGTCTGTTCTGATTGCCTTCCTTCTTTTCGATTCTGTTAAAACGGGACCCCTGTTGGGCAATGATCCGGTTTCATGCCTTCTGTTGGTAATGAAAGAGGTCTTTGTCGGCGTGACGATCGGTTTTTTTGTGAGGATATTGTTCCTCGCAGTCAACGTGGCAGGCGAAATAATATCACTGCAGTCAGGCTTTTCCTTCGCCCGCTTCATGGACCCTTTTTCCATGCTCCAGATGTCTATTATGGAGCAGGTCACGAACCTGATGGCCATGATAATATTTTTCGCCGTTGATGCCCATCATATGCTTATCAAGGGGCTGGCAGTCAGCCTGAAGGAGCTGCCCGTAGGAGCCGCCGCGCTCAACCCTTCTTTGCTTCAGTACCTGATCAATACCACGGGAAAGATCTTTGCAACAGGCCTGCGTATAGGGGCTCCGATTATTATCGCCCTTTTTCTTGTAGACCTTTCGCTGGGCATTCTTTCAAAAATGATACCACAGGTGAATATCTTCGTTGAAGGTGTTTCTATGAAGATACTCATCACCGCAATAATATTCTCGTTTTCCCTGGCCGTTATTGTGCCGGGGATAGTCAACCTGTTTAAAGGTATGGATACGGAGTTTTTAAAGATTATAAGGATAATGGCGTAGATTATGCAGGAATCATACCAGGAAAAGACCGAACAGCCAACCGATAAGAGGCTCAATGAGGCGCGGGAAAAGGGACAGGTTGCCCAGTCGCGGGAGATGCCTACCTGTTTTATTATCCTTTTTTCGACGATATTCCTGTATTTTTCGATGACCCATGGTTTTCATGAGATGTTCAGGGTATATGTGAGCTACATGAGAAACATAAATCTGGACATCAACACCGGGAACATTTACAGCGTTATGTCATTCGGCATGTACAGGTGGTTATGGATTGTCGTACCGCTCCTGACCCTTTTTGTTGCCATGGCATTCTTCAGCACCGTATTGCAGACCGGATTTATGTGGAGTTCGGAGGCCCTTAAATTTGATGTTGAGAACATAAACCCGGCATCGGGGTTAAAGAAGATATTTTCCAAAAGATCGGCCGTTGAAGTTATCAAATCGCTCCTCAAGATCTTTATCATGGTCTACGTTGTCTACACGCTGATCGTCAGGGAACTTCCTCACATCTTTTCGCTGACCGGGCAGGACACGAGGTCTATTGTTGAATATCTCGGGAAGACATCATTCAACCTGGCTATCAAGATAGGGATTATTTTTCTTTTTATCGCCGGCGTGGATTTTCTTTACCAGAAGTGGCAGCACAAAAAAGACCTCATGATGACTGCCCAGGAAGTGAAAGAGGAATATAAGGAACACGAAGGGAACCCGTTGGTCAAGTCCAGGATAAGGAGCCTCCAGAGGGAGATGTCGCGGCGGAGAATGATTGAAGATGTAAAGACCGCTGATGTAGTTGTGACAAACCCGACAACCTATGCGATAGCGCTGAAATATGTGGCAGGAGAGATGCTTGCCCCGAAGGTAGTAGGTAAGGGAGCGGGATTTGTTGCTGCAAGGATCAAGGAAGTTGCGATGCTGCACAGAGTTCCTCTGGTTGAAAACAAACCGCTCGCGCAGGGGCTCTTTTTTGCAGTGAAGATCGGTGATTTTATTCCCGAAAAATTTTACCTGATTGTCGCTGAGTTGCTGGCAGTGGTTTATAAAAAGAAACATGGGGTATCATTATAATGGGATCGTTACGATCAATGATCAAGGCAAAAAGCGATCTTTTCGTCGCCATAAGCGTTGTTTTCGTAATCCTTATCATGATCGTGCCTCTCAATAGTTTTTTTATCGATATATTCCTGACATTAAGTATATCCCTATCTCTTTTAATACTTTTCATTGCGATGTATATCGGCAAACCGCTCGATTTTTCTGTTTTTCCGTCGGTGCTCCTGATCGTGACCCTCTTCAGACTTTCTTTAAATATTGCGTCAACGAGGCTGATCCTCGTGCATGGAGATGAAGGATCGCAGGCGGCAGGTCTTATCATCAAGGGTTTCGGCACGTTTATTGTCGGTGGAAATTATGTAGTGGGCGCTGTCGTGTTCCTTATCCTTATGATCATCAACTTTGTTGTCATCACAAAAGGTGCAGGCAGGGTGGCGGAAGTTGCCGCGCGGTTTACCCTTGATGCCATGCCGGGGAAGCAGATGAGCATTGACGCGGACCTTAACGCCGGGCTTGTTGATGACGCCGGTGCGAGAAGACGAAGGGAAAAGGTTGAAATGGAGGCGGATTTTTACGGCGCCATGGATGGCGCCAGCAAATTCGTAAGGGGCGACGCAATAGCGGGGATAATAATCATATTTGTGAATATCATCGGCGGTTTGGTTATTGGTGTTGTGCAGAAAGGAATGCCGGCAAATGACGCGCTCGCTGTGTATACGATATTAACGATAGGGGATGGTCTTGTAAGCCAGATCCCTGCCCTTTTAACGTCTACCGCCGCCGGTATTATCGTTACGAGGGCGGCAAGCGAGTCAAACCTCGGCAGTGATATCGTGAGCCAGCTCTTTACACAGCCCAGGGCGCTTATCCTCGCCTCTGTTGTTATATTCTCCATCGGTATGATCCCCGGTATTCCTCTCGTACCTTTTCTTATTCTTTCAGCAATCACGTTCGGTATGAGTCATTTTTTGAAGAAGTCGGCAGAGGAAGAGATAACCGGCACACCTGAATTGCCGGCTGAAGAGAAAGAGAAGACCGACTTCATTCAACCTATGGAGATACTCGAAATAGAGATCGGGTATGGGATGATACCGATAGTTGACCCCGAACAGGGCGGAGAGCTTCTCGACAAGCTGCGGGCTATAAGAAAACAGATGGGGATGGAACTCGGCATAGTAGTGCCTCCGATGAAGTTGAGGGATAACCTTCAATTGAAGGCCTTTGAATACCTGATCCTCCTCAAGGGTATAGAAATGGGAAGAGGAGAGATGCTTCCCGGGAATGTCCTTGCCATGGGAGGCGAAGGCAAAAAGGGAATAAAAGACGGAATACCGACAAAAGAGCCGGTATTTAATCTTGATGCATACTGGATCAGCGAAAAAGAGAGAGACAGGTATATGGCAGAAGGGTTTACTGTTGTTGACCACCCGACCATTATTGCCACGCACCTGACCGAGATATTGAGAAATAATGCGCACGAGTTGATGACAAGGCAGGAAACACAGAAGCTGATAGATTCAGTAGCTGCTACCCACCCGAAGGTCGTTGAGGAATTAAGTCAGAACCAGATGAATGTCGGGATCATCCAGAAGGTCTTGCAGAATCTCTTAAGGGAACAGGTCTCCATAAGGGATCTCGTGACCATTCTTGAATCAATTGCCGACGCATCGACATCGTCGAGGGACACTGACCTGATAACTGAATTTGTGAGACAGCGAATGTCGAGGAGTATATTGAAGCCGTACCTCGTGGACGGGGTACTTAATATCCTTATTCTGGAAAAATCACTGGAAGAGAAGATGATCAACGGCCTGCAGCAGTCTGACCAGGGATCGTTCCTTGCCCTTGACCTGTCCTTCAGTCAACGTCTCATAGAAAAGATAGGGAATGAGGTAAGAAAGGCGCTGATGCAGAACGTGCAACCCATGTTGCTTGTCCACCCTGTTCTGAGGGGGAGATTAAGGAGGTTTCTTGAACGTTACATACAGGGTATTACCGTTATTTCGCATAACGAGATCCCACCGCAAATAAAAATGCAATCAGTGGGGGTAATAAGAATCAATGAGGGTTAAGACCCATAGCTTTGAAGATATCAGGCAGGGCATGGAGAAGATCAAAGAGACATACGGCCCTGATACTATTATCGTGGACATTAAACACAATAACCATAACGGATACGGCTGGTCGAAAAAGAGCTGTGAGATCTCCGTGGCCCTCGATGGTGATCCGGAACTTAGAGAAAATGAACTTGGTGAGCTTCGGAAAAGGACAGAGTCGATATGGAGCCAGACAGCGCAATTTTTAAGTGAAAAATTGATCTCCGTTGAATCTGAGATGATTATGGACAGGGTGAAGACTTACCCCCTGCCGTTGAAGGTCTTATTCGAGAAGATCGTTAAAAACGGTGTAAATATGCACCTCGCCATGTCTATGATCTCTGAAGTATATGGCGAAATAGGACAACTTGCAGGGAACAGCATAAAGGCCGCCTTTTTTCTGAAAAGCATTATCGCCAGGCGAATATCCATATCCGATATAACTGATTCCGATGGAGCCGTTATGCTTCTTGGGCCTACAGGCGCCGGGAAAACAGAGACAGCAAAGAAACTGGCCAGGCTGCTGTCGGGCAGACAGAAACTGGCTACCGTCATGGTCTTTGATCCGATAAAGAGAGGGAGCTATGATGAATGCAGGATCTTTTCTGAAAACACGGGGATACCTTTTGTATTTACCACCAGCATTGACGATCTCTGCGTCAAGGTCAGCAAGGCCACAGGCAGGATAATCATAGATATTACCGGGCATGTTGATTTTCAGGAAAAGATCGCGGAAAGGTTGCCGATGATGGAAAAGGTTATCATATTGCCGGCAGGGGCGCGTGACGAGAAGATGAAGGGCTACCTGAATAAATTCAAAAATACGAACCATGTTGCAGGTGTTATCTTTACAAAACTTGACGAAGAGGATTCTCTTGGTCACCTCTGTCATAACCTGATTGACCTGGATCAGCCTCTTTGTTCCGTAACGACGGGAATTAATCTTGAGGATATTGTGATACCGAACGTCGAAATGCTGGGAAAACTATTCTTAGAGGGTAACCAATGGAAAAGAGAAGGAAGAGAATTATTACAGTAACGAGCGGAAAGGGCGGGGTCGGGAAGTCGTCCATAGTTTCGAACCTGGCCTATATGCTGAGCAGCATGAACGAACGCACATTTATACTCGATGCGGACCTTTCACTGGGGAACATCGATATCATGTTCGGTATGATCCCGAAATATAATATGAAGGATTTGATCGAAGGGGGCAGGCACATTGAAGAGATAGTGATGGAAGGACCCTGCGGTATAAAGATCATCCCCGCAACATCCGGGGTATATGAGTTTTCCAACCTGAGCACTGAGGAGAAAAAGATACTCTTTTCTTCCCTGCAGACACTGCCGGAGTATGACTTTCTGATTGTTGACACCTCTGCGGGGATCTCATCGAACGTTATCTCTTTTAACGCGATGAGCGAGGATATTTTTGTTGTTGTTACTCCAGACCCCTCCAGTATCACCGACTCATACGCTGTCATCAAGGTATTGGAAAAAAAGACGGGGAGAAAGGATTTCAATATCGTTGTCAACATGGTGAAGGATGAAGAAGAGGCGCTGGATATCTTTCAGAAGCTCATTAATGTGTCTGACAGGTTTTTGAATGTCTACCTGAACTATTTCGGCTATATCCCCCTTGATGTAAATATTAGCCAGGCAATAAAGAAGCAGAGATTATGGGTCGAGCATTTTCCGGAAACAATGGCGACAAAGGCCCTTTCTCGGATATGCAACAGGCTGGTGTCGTAAACGATGTGGAAAAGAGCATACGCCGGATCAATGACGGAAAGAGAAAAGACGATAGAGGAATTTATTCCTATCATCAAACATCTTGCCTATAAGGTCTCGAAGAGGTTTGATGATGACAATGTCATTGATGATCTCATTTCGGCCGGTATTGTCGGTCTACTCGAAACGATGGAAAAGTTCGATGCGAACAAGGGGATCAAGCTGAACACCTTTGCCTATCTGAGGATCCGCGGCGCCATGATAGACGAATTGAGATCGAGGGATTGGTTTCCAAGAAGCGCGCGTACCAAATCAAAAAGGATCAGTGAAGTAATACGGAAACTTGAAAACACGCTCGGGAGAATTCCCGGGGAAGAAGAAATAGCCGCAGAGCTGAACATGGATGTTGAGGAGTACCTCACAATGCTTAAAGACTACGGCAACCTTTCAGTTTTAAGCATTGAGGACCTCCACGAGATATCGGGAGAAGACCGCGAGGCTGTTATCAGATATGTAACGAATGAAAAAGAAGATCCGGAGAAATGCGCGGAACTCTATGAGATCGAAGGAATCCTTGCGGAAGAGTTCGATAAATTGCCGGAAAGACAGAGACTTGTACTGAGCCTCTATTATCATGAAGATATGAATATGAAGGAGATTGCAAGGACACTCGGCATCACCGAGGCGAGGATATGCCAGATCCATTCCCAGGCGGTCCTGAACCTCAGGTCCCTCATGAAAAAACATCTGAAGAATTAAAGTTTGTCCGTAGCATACCGATAATACCAGTAGAATCAGCATGGATAATGACCGCATACTGAATAAACTCAAGGCAGTCAATATGCTGCCGACATTTCCTGCTACCGTGGGGAGGGTAATGGACCTGATCCAGGATCCGATGAGCTCTGCGGCCGATCTTGCAAAGAGCATGGACCCGTCAATGGTGAGCGAGGTGCTGAGGATTGCAAATACGGCCTATTTCGGGACGAAGAACTTCAGAAACATATCTTCGATCGAACATGCGATCGCCATTATAGGCCTTGAGCATCTTTCAACAATCATACTTCAAATGCCTTTCATCTCCATGGTAAAAGGGGATACCGGGTTCGACCGTGAGAAATTTATAGAACATTCGATCATGTGCGGTGTTCTGTCAAAGACAATAAGTTCATCAACTAAGTTCGGGAATCCCAACGAGGTCTACATCGGCGGGATGATGCATGATATAGGGTCGATCATCATCTACCGGTATTTCAGAAGCGAATGGGATCAGGCATGTTCGCTGGTACGGGAAAGGGGCATGCCCTGGCCTGAGGCAGAGAGAGATATCTTTTCCATGGACCACGGTTATATAGGCGCAATCCTCCTGGAATTGTGGAATATACCGAAGGAGATCACTGATGGCGTAATGTTCCACCACTGTCCCGGTAAGGCCAAAGGGAATCGTGGAAACGTAATGGCTATCTATCTGGGCAACAGGTTTTCAAAACTGATCAATATCCATGATGATCTTCCGGGCTTTGATGATTTTTTAAACAGGTACAGGCCTTTCCTGAACATTGATGATGAGCCTGGTCTGCAGCTTTCGCCGAGCGATGAAATAATATTCTATGAAAAGATATACGCTTGTGCAAGAAAGACGCAGCATTATATCCACGGAGTGATAAGGGAAAAGGAATGATAAAGGTACTTGTCGTTGATGATTCTATTGTTATGAGAAAGGTCATAGCGAGGATCCTTGAAAAGGACCAGCAGATACAGGTCGTAGGAACTGCTGTGGACGGCAGGGATGCGCTGGAGAAGATTGAGTCCCTGCAGCCCGACGTGATGACCCTGGACATAGAGATGCCCGTGATGAACGGGATCGATGTTTTAAAACAAGTCATGTCAAAAAGGCCTATGCCCGTGATTATGATGAGCGCCCTTACAAAAGAAGGCGCCGATATTACGATTGAAGCGCTCAATCTGGGCGCCTGTGATTTTATTACGAAGGATTTTTCCAGCTCTTCGTTATCCGCAGCGTGCATTGAAAGTGAGCTTGTCGGCAAAGTAAAAGATGTCGTGAAGAATAAGACAAAATATCTGCTTAAAAGACTGGATGCCATTAAAAAACCGGTTACGTTAAATCCGGACAAGAAGATCAAACACGAGATACTCTCAATCGGGGCTTCTACAGGCGGTCCCCCCGTTCTCCAGCATATACTGTCGAGTCTGCCGAAGGATTTTCCCGTACCCGTGGTGATCGCTCAGCACATGCCGAAGATATTCACGCAGTCTTTTGCGCAGAGGCTCAACGCGCTTTCCCGGCTGGAGGTTAAGGAGGCGGAAGATAGAGAGGTGCTGAGGGCGGGTGTCGTACTGGTAGCACCGGGGGATACCCATATAAGCCTGAAAAGGAGAGGCAGGGATGTTTTTGTGGAATTTGTCAATGGCGCACAATTTATTTACAGGCCATCGGTTGATCTTCTCATGTCAACCACCGCGGAGGCATATGAATCGCTGTCTATCGGGGTCATCCTGACCGGGATGGGAAGCGACGGATTGGCCGGCATGAAGGAACTGAAATCAAAAAGAGGATATATAATAGCCCAGAACGAAGAAACCTGCGTGGTATACGGGATGCCCAAGGCGGTTGTGAATGCGAACATTACCGACGCAATACTGCCTGTAGACAAAATACCGGAAGAGATTATGAGGGTGCTATGAACCAGATGGCAGGACAATCAACAAAACAGAGGACAATGGATAAACGAAGGTTGTCGCGTTTGATAGGGTTGTTGAAAAGCGGTGATAATTACGAGAAGGAAAAGGTTGTTGAGACATTAATATCGGTGCCGGACAAGAATACCGTTCAGTCGGTGGTACCGTTGTTGTATGAGGACAATACGAGCGTCAGGATGGCGGCTCATGAGGTGTTAAAGAAGACGGGTTCTCTTGACATAGACAGGATTATTGCCCTCCTTGATGACGAAAATGAAGACGTAAGGGTATATGCCTGTGAGATACTGGCAGGCATAGGCGACAATCGTGCGCTGCCTGCAATTATCAGAAAGATATATGAGGACGAGGATAACGTGAGAAATGCCGCCTGTATGGCCCTCGGGGAATTCAGTGATGAACGGGCGGTCAGGGCGCTTCTGGATGCGTTAAAGGATGACGAATGGATGGTCTTTTCCGCGGTCTATAGCCTCGGTAAGATCGGCAACCCGGAGGCTGTCGGGCCGCTTTTTGAACTCTTCAAAAACGGATCCGAAGAACTGTCTGTTGCCGCCTGCGAGGTGCTCATTGATTTTAATGACAAAAGGGTTCTGGATGAGATGTTCGAACAGATGAGACGGTGGGACAGCGGAAAACGGGGGATGTATTTAAAGGTTATCCTGGAAAAAGGTAATGAGGCCACCTTTCAGAAATTGAAAGAAAAGATAGAAGACGAATTATTCGAGCACCTTCTGAACGGTCTGCGGGGCGAGGAAAAGAGATCGATCGAATTTTTGAGGATGTTGAGCAATTTCAGGAACAAGAAGGCCTGCGACGCAATGTTGGATTCTCTCAGCGTTATGGACAGGGAGGCAGAGGAATTCAATGAAGCCCTGGAATTTTTTATATCGCTCCGGGAGGTATGGAGCGAATACACAGAAGAATACCTGGGGCGTACAGAGGAGTATCTGCTGCCGTTCATCCGGGCATGCAGGGTCGCAAGGGTTCACGTTGAAGAGCACCTGTTGTTAAAGGTCTTTCGTTCGTCATCTGTTGATGTAAAAAGAGAACTCATTATCAGCCTTCCCGATATTGTTGATGGAAACGGGCGATCGATAGTCATGGAAGGAATGAACGATGTTGACGGGCACATCAAGGGTGATTCGGTTATTGTCGCGGGGCTCATGCAGCTGAGCGATTTGAAAGATATGATCCTTGATGTCGCGAAAGGCGGATTTCCGGACGTGAGGATCAAGGCGTTGAAAGTCCTGATTGCCTTTGATCCGGAGGAGGCAGGCAAGACCATTGAAAATTTTGTTTATAACGGTTCAAGCGAGGACAAAAAGGTATACCTTGCCAATGCGTATCTTCTGAACGGCGACACCAACCTGCCTTTTACACAATATTTGTTGCATGACCCTGATGAAAATGTGAAGAGGAGCGCCCTGGGCGTCATGGGTAATTTCGTCAACGACAAAAGATACCTGGATCTGCTGGAGGCCTTTTTAATCGATGCAAACATTCCCCACGAGATATTGAAGGTTATCAAGGAAAAAAAACTGCGTCAATTCAAGGACCGCCTGATCAGTATCTTTACTGATCCAGGCAAGGGTTTGTGGACGCGGTACTACGCCCTTTCCGCGCTGGGCGCCTTTGAGGACCATTCGTTGTTTGATACCTTTGTCCGTGGTTTGAATGAGGACAAGAATCTCGTAAAGATAGGCTGCATAAAGGCACTTGCCGACCTGAAAGATAAAAGTGCGATAGGTTTCATCGCACCCTTTCTGGATGATCCCGATGAGGATGTCAGGTCAACGACTACATTTGTTTTGAGTGAGTTGGAGATGCTCGGGGAATGAAAC
The Syntrophorhabdaceae bacterium genome window above contains:
- the fliM gene encoding flagellar motor switch protein FliM, whose product is MEQVLSQEEIDALLHGISEGEIETQKVEAPEEHKEAKSFDYIRYTRGKKERLPALDFIYDRFSKSFRSALSLFMEKEVEVDLQPIQYVGYEDFIKTLPLPTNMNIVVTENLKGFYIVIFDAKMIFSVLETVFGSTNISVPKIVGREFTKIEFNVIKKLIDLVSAEMEKAWAPVYEIRCKYSRSEINPNYITMVAPEETVGITEFNIEIGDMTSWVKICMPYGILESIKGYLIATPSREDMEMREKWFGRLKARVLDVPIDVRAVLGRKKMPLEEFLKMSDGSVIAVDRYISDPVDIEIQQNTRFRGKMGIFKGNKAIRVEESIN
- a CDS encoding flagellar biosynthetic protein FliO, producing the protein MIDLYVNIVKVILVLIGIVAALFVVKRYAGKFQMNLHPKDPRYSLRKVDTMHLGYKKFISVVEIKDYVLVIGAGDKEMSLLAKWKKEGQQS
- a CDS encoding flagellar basal body-associated FliL family protein, which gives rise to MDEEQKEQKAEEKAETKPEKKKKAEGKPEKKGKMKIVFFLVILVFCGAIGGGYVLYGDTIMKKYFGGQKEGQSEAQKEEDNKKKKDGVGPILALEPFVFNLSGNSARFARISLGIELKDPKIMEEAKKMIPAIRDKALSVLGTKVPEVLMDVNQRNEIKKEIYGSLKDLFKNGEELRSVYITDIIIQ
- the fliN gene encoding flagellar motor switch protein FliN, whose product is MEEFVGENQNLVAPRKFEIDISNLLDISVEMSVEIGRTKMPIGELLALSRGSIIELNRIAGDLVDIYVNEKLLGRGEIVVVNERLGVRIIEIVTPKERVQELG
- the fliP gene encoding flagellar type III secretion system pore protein FliP (The bacterial flagellar biogenesis protein FliP forms a type III secretion system (T3SS)-type pore required for flagellar assembly.); the protein is MRYILIGLVIITLCSIPCFTHAKTSKNTIQSQGDIVGSLMKSEGGSRNLINIVIVLTVLAFAPAILLLMSSFTRIIIVLSFLRQAIGIPQLPPNQVIIGLSLFLTFFIMAPTYEKVNANAFSPYMNNRIGYDEFVSKASKEMGSFMLKFTKEKDLALFMNIAGLKRPNNVEEVPIRVIVPAFAISELKRAFQIGFLLYIPFLVIDMVVASVLLSAGMMMLPPIFISLPFKLMLFVLVDGWNLLIGSIIKGFF
- the fliR gene encoding flagellar biosynthetic protein FliR, with the protein product MTVITPDIQRLMLIFIRILSMMWLIPLFSSRMVSGLFKAALSVLIAFLLFDSVKTGPLLGNDPVSCLLLVMKEVFVGVTIGFFVRILFLAVNVAGEIISLQSGFSFARFMDPFSMLQMSIMEQVTNLMAMIIFFAVDAHHMLIKGLAVSLKELPVGAAALNPSLLQYLINTTGKIFATGLRIGAPIIIALFLVDLSLGILSKMIPQVNIFVEGVSMKILITAIIFSFSLAVIVPGIVNLFKGMDTEFLKIIRIMA
- the flhB gene encoding flagellar biosynthesis protein FlhB; amino-acid sequence: MQESYQEKTEQPTDKRLNEAREKGQVAQSREMPTCFIILFSTIFLYFSMTHGFHEMFRVYVSYMRNINLDINTGNIYSVMSFGMYRWLWIVVPLLTLFVAMAFFSTVLQTGFMWSSEALKFDVENINPASGLKKIFSKRSAVEVIKSLLKIFIMVYVVYTLIVRELPHIFSLTGQDTRSIVEYLGKTSFNLAIKIGIIFLFIAGVDFLYQKWQHKKDLMMTAQEVKEEYKEHEGNPLVKSRIRSLQREMSRRRMIEDVKTADVVVTNPTTYAIALKYVAGEMLAPKVVGKGAGFVAARIKEVAMLHRVPLVENKPLAQGLFFAVKIGDFIPEKFYLIVAELLAVVYKKKHGVSL
- the fliQ gene encoding flagellar biosynthesis protein FliQ, which encodes MTQDLIIQIFRDFLKTSLILMAPMLVASLVVGFLVSIFQAATQIHEMTLVFVPKILIIVLCLILLFPWMMNFMVSYTVNLFSNIPVYVK